A genomic window from Gossypium hirsutum isolate 1008001.06 chromosome D10, Gossypium_hirsutum_v2.1, whole genome shotgun sequence includes:
- the LOC107914883 gene encoding folate-biopterin transporter 1, chloroplastic, which produces MALHSLSSILPSQNPILSSLSSPLSPYHRQISHLRPMVPLAVSRRRRPRRKHTQKRSDTSMFLPLSSRGNESLLDSRNSSGNGESIPMEQESSTSMSSVASSRKKDRYTGNARRFRIFGVDFSPDSVAVAMVYFVQGALGLSRLAVSFYLKDDLHLDPAETALISGFSSLPWLVKPLYGFISDSFPLFGYRRRSYLVLSGLLGALSWSLMATFVDSKYGAVVCILIGSLSVAFSDVVVDSMVVERARGESQTISGSLQSLCWGSSAFGGIVSSYFSGSLVDAYGVRFVFGITALLPMITSAVAVLVKEQHVPGPTRGQNVLLANPSFLESSRENIIQLWNAVREPNVFLPTVFIFLWQATPQSDSAVFYFTTNKLGFTPEFLGRVKLVTSVASLVGVGLYNGLLKRVPLRKIFLATTIIGTAFGMTQVLLVTGLNRQLGISDEWFAIGDSLILTVLGQVSFMPVLVLAAKLCPEGMEATLFATLMSISNGGSVVGGLLGAVLTQVFGVTKDKFDNLSSLIILCNLSSLFSLPLLGLLPEDDSEIVSNENVDIEMKSN; this is translated from the exons ATGGCTCTACATTCTCTATCCTCAATCTTACCGTCCCAAAACCCCATTTTGTCCTCCCTCTCCTCTCCACTTTCTCCTTATCACCGTCAAATAAGCCACCTTAGACCGATGGTTCCCTTGGCGGTCTCTCGTCGCCGCAGGCCTCGCCGTAAACATACCCAGAAACGAAGCGATACGTCCATGTTTCTCCCGCTTTCATCCAGAGGAAACGAGTCGCTTTTAGATTCTAGAAata GTTCTGGAAATGGAGAATCGATACCGATGGAGCAAGAGTCCAGTACCTCGATGAGTTCGGTCGCTAGTTCGAGGAAGAAAGACAGGTATACAGGCAACGCCCGAAGATTCAGAATTTTCGGCGTTGATTTTTCTCCAGACAGTGTGGCGGTTGCTATGGTCTACTTCGTTCAAGGCGCTTTAGGCCTTTCGAGGCTTGCTGTTAGCTTTTACTTGAAAGATGATTTGCATCTGGATCCTGCAGAG ACAGCTTTGATATCCGGTTTTTCTTCGCTGCCATGGCTTGTTAAGCCACTTTATGGGTTTATTAG TGATTCATTCCCACTATTTGGTTATCGAAGAAGGTCATACTTGGTTCTATCTGGACTTCTTGGTGCTCTCTCATGGAGTTTGATGGCCACCTTTGTTGACAGCAAGTATGGTGCTGTAGTCTGCATACTTATTGGATCTCTTTCTGTTGCTTTCTCAGATGTT GTTGTAGATTCCATGGTTGTGGAGAGGGCTCGTGGGGAGTCGCAAACCATATCTGGATCTCTTCAGTCTCTATGCTGGGGATCCTCTGCTTTTGGTGGTATTGTGAGCTCCTATTTTAGTGGTTCGCTAGTGGATGCTTATGGTGTAAG GTTTGTTTTTGGTATCACTGCATTGCTACCGATGATAACATCTGCTGTTGCTGTTCTTGTAAAAGAACAGCATGTGCCTGGCCCAACAAGAGGGCAAAATGTTCTTTTAGCCAACCCTAGCTTTCttgaaagctcaagagagaatatTATTCAGTTGTGGAATGCTGTAAGAGAACCCAATGTGTTTCTTCCCACCGTTTTTATTTTCTTGTGGCAAGCAACACCGCAGTCAGACTCCGCCGTTTTTTACTTCAC CACAAATAAACTTGGTTTCACCCCAGAATTTCTAGGACGTGTAAAACTTGTCACTTCGGTTGCATCATTGGTCGGAGTTGGATTGTATAATGGACTTTTAAAAAGAGTTCCATTGCGGAAGATTTTTCTTGCCACAACAATTATCGGTACAGCCTTTGGAATGACTCAG GTGTTGCTGGTAACTGGATTGAACCGGCAGTTAGGAATAAGTGATGAGTGGTTTGCGATTGGGGATTCATTGATTCTAACTGTCCTTGGTCAG GTTTCTTTCATGCCGGTTCTTGTACTTGCAGCCAAGCTATGTCCGGAAGGGATGGAAGCAACACTGTTTGCAACTCTGATGTCCATATCAAACGGAGGCAGTGTGGTGGGGGGACTGTTAGGTGCAGTACTGACCCAGGTATTTGGTGTAACCAAGGATAAATTTGACAACTTATCCTCCTTGATAATCCTATGCAATCTCAGTTCATTGTTTTCTTTGCCGCTACTTGGCCTCCTTCCTGAGGATGACTCTGAAATTGTTTCTAATGAGAATGTAGATATTGAGATGAAAtctaattga